In Clostridium thermosuccinogenes, the genomic stretch TTATCTTAAGTACTTATATCATGCTTTTCTTCAAATCCATACCAAATATCATTATTTTACACTAAAGAACCTGAAAAATCATCTACTTTTCCTCATCTCTCTCTTATATTTTATATTCTATGTTCTCATTCCCGTATCTTGAAATATAGGTACGCTTTAAATGCCCGACGTGATACTTTAAGTTTAACAGAATAAGGTTCTGCAAGTAACAATATCCCTCCAACTCCGGTGGTGGCAAGGAACCTGTTGTCATAGAAAAGGTTTTGCCACTTCCGCACCCTACCCAAGGCATGATTGCTCATGTTTAGCGGTACCATTGCTCCTGTGAGGTATATAACCTTTTATATTCGCCATTCTTATTTATTAAGCTGTCATGGGTGCCGATTTCGCATATCTGCCCATCCTTCATTACGATAATTTTGTCGGCGAATTTGCAAAGACCGACCCTGTGAGATATTATAACAGCTGTCTTATCCCTAGCTATTTCAATGAATTGCTTTAATATTTCCGTTTCAACAACAGGGTCCAGTGCGCTGGTAGGTTCGTCCAGGATTACAAATGCACTGTCTGAAACGCACGCTCTCGCAATCGCCACACGCTGCCATTGCCCCCCGGACAGATCAACGCCGTCGTCTTCCAGCTTGCCTAAATTGGTATCGATACCTTTAGGCATCTTGTTCAACACTTCTGTCGCCAATCCTTTATTGACAGCATCCAATATAGCTTTATCATCCTTTAGCTTATCAATATCTCCAAAAGCAATGTTTTCTCTTAATGTTAATGAATAGCTTGAGTAATCCTGAAAAACAACACTATAGATCCGTTTTAATTGGGAGAATGGTATATCGTCCAAATTGATGCCGTTTATTGTGATTTTTCCGCTATCAGGCTTATAAAGTTTGCAAAGCAGTTTGATAATCGTGGACTTACCGGCCCCATTTTCCCCAACTATGGCAACTCTCTGCCTGGGAGATATTTCAAAAGGCACACCTTTTAGGACGGGTTTTATTTGTTTTTGGATATGTGAAATGCACATTGTCAAATACGATATGCGGTTTAATAATATCAATGGATTTTTCTTTTTCGTCAATTTCAGGCAATGACAAGAAAGTATGATAGTGTTTTATCTCTAAATATTGCTGGGATAAGCTTGAAAAATTCCTTGACAATGTTTCACTCAACCCCAAAACCGTTGCCGCAGACCCAATCACTGCCACAAATATTCCAATGCTTACAGCTTGATGATAAATTGACCATATGAGGGAGAAGACTACGAAACCAGCCTATAATATTATCAGCAACGCACTTATCGCAAAATAC encodes the following:
- a CDS encoding ABC transporter ATP-binding protein, which gives rise to MPFEISPRQRVAIVGENGAGKSTIIKLLCKLYKPDSGKITINGINLDDIPFSQLKRIYSVVFQDYSSYSLTLRENIAFGDIDKLKDDKAILDAVNKGLATEVLNKMPKGIDTNLGKLEDDGVDLSGGQWQRVAIARACVSDSAFVILDEPTSALDPVVETEILKQFIEIARDKTAVIISHRVGLCKFADKIIVMKDGQICEIGTHDSLINKNGEYKRLYTSQEQWYR